Proteins encoded together in one Chryseobacterium sp. G0201 window:
- a CDS encoding NUMOD4 domain-containing protein gives MKLPPELEDQYVKRVIYNTSLENLPDEEWKLIEGFEDNYEISNYGRVKSLERRYTSLSGKERIIPERILKLIFTKQFNNYLQDNLYNVQCGLSWEGRKYAKSIARLVYCYFIEKIDWEDRTIVITFKDNNRFHVHSHNLEKVSAREKNLRIYRSNRARNVHIDYLRPISQYTAEGDFIADFENFYAAEKHLKIGLGNILNVINKERITAGTFRWFLQSDPPKEEDFIIPEKPDTSGRLLNYTLWKKLGKPSIDHKSPPPCMNLSINNMVEEQWKTIKLPEFQNRFAISNKGRIKRLGGWNSAGRRFFLKEMIVSQSVEFNSNTNYFLCCQLQDNEKKVYASVSRLLYYYFVKEFDINDKTLIIINENEPKWDIDISKLSLQKVYGELQKKEENSDLCILNKIRVLLNSGEILNEALWKKMGSPKIDKKNPPPILNLSLKNLLNEYWLPLPSFEGKYAISNMGRIKRLSGWVIGTQYFGEEQIMSLNLKKDKTAYSVYFRLHQKVSRNQMILTRFLYYCFVEEFDLKDRALLIVNKNEHLWNMDLSKLSLCPIRVRRQIK, from the coding sequence ATGAAGCTACCTCCCGAATTAGAAGACCAATATGTAAAAAGAGTTATATATAATACTTCCTTGGAAAACCTTCCTGATGAAGAATGGAAACTCATTGAAGGTTTTGAGGATAATTATGAAATTTCCAATTACGGACGCGTAAAGAGTCTTGAACGCAGGTATACTTCATTATCCGGTAAAGAACGGATAATACCAGAACGGATTTTAAAGCTGATTTTTACAAAACAATTTAACAATTATCTTCAGGATAATCTTTATAATGTTCAATGCGGGCTGTCTTGGGAGGGAAGAAAATACGCAAAGTCCATAGCCCGTTTGGTGTACTGTTATTTTATTGAAAAAATTGATTGGGAAGACCGTACTATTGTCATTACCTTTAAAGATAACAATAGGTTCCATGTTCACAGCCATAACTTAGAGAAAGTTTCTGCCCGTGAAAAAAACCTTAGAATATATCGATCGAACAGAGCAAGGAATGTGCATATTGACTATTTAAGACCCATCAGTCAATACACAGCGGAAGGAGATTTCATAGCCGATTTCGAAAATTTTTATGCTGCAGAAAAACATCTTAAGATTGGTTTAGGAAATATTTTGAACGTAATCAACAAGGAACGCATAACCGCAGGAACATTCCGATGGTTTTTGCAAAGCGATCCTCCAAAGGAAGAAGATTTTATAATACCTGAAAAACCAGATACTTCAGGAAGGCTGCTTAATTATACTCTTTGGAAAAAGTTGGGAAAGCCGTCTATTGACCACAAAAGTCCACCTCCATGTATGAATTTGTCGATCAATAACATGGTTGAAGAACAATGGAAAACAATAAAGCTTCCGGAATTTCAAAATAGGTTTGCTATTTCTAATAAAGGGAGGATAAAACGATTGGGAGGATGGAATTCTGCCGGGCGAAGATTCTTTTTAAAAGAAATGATTGTTTCCCAGTCTGTAGAATTTAATAGCAATACCAACTATTTTCTTTGCTGCCAGCTTCAAGATAATGAAAAGAAAGTATACGCATCCGTTTCCCGGCTGCTTTATTATTACTTTGTAAAAGAATTTGATATAAACGATAAAACACTTATAATAATTAACGAAAATGAACCGAAATGGGATATCGATATTTCGAAGCTTTCATTACAAAAAGTTTATGGTGAACTTCAAAAAAAAGAAGAGAATAGTGATTTATGTATTTTAAATAAAATTCGTGTATTACTTAACTCAGGAGAAATATTAAATGAAGCTCTTTGGAAAAAAATGGGCAGCCCCAAAATAGATAAGAAAAATCCACCACCTATCTTGAATCTTTCTCTTAAGAACCTTCTAAATGAGTATTGGTTACCATTGCCCAGCTTTGAAGGTAAATATGCGATTTCCAATATGGGAAGAATAAAGCGCTTAAGTGGATGGGTTATTGGTACGCAATATTTTGGAGAAGAACAGATCATGTCTCTTAATTTAAAAAAAGACAAGACAGCTTACTCTGTTTATTTTAGGTTGCATCAAAAGGTAAGCAGAAATCAAATGATACTCACCCGTTTTCTTTATTATTGCTTTGTAGAGGAATTTGATTTGAAAGACAGGGCTTTGCTAATTGTTAATAAAAATGAGCATTTGTGGAATATGGATTTGTCAAAACTTTCTTTATGTCCCATCCGTGTGCGTCGTCAAATAAAATAA
- a CDS encoding T9SS type A sorting domain-containing protein — MKKNYSGALLMCALFHLSAQEVIWQKDIKSNTQDFLSQVTTTIDGQYLITGSSIQPSKVSTQNKQNNGYDFHLVKLNQQGEEVWEKFFVGNNHDFLSATVGTQDGGFLVASTSYSGKSLDKKDDSKGGSDIWLIRLNEFGDELWQKTLGSNADEEARSVIQTTDLGFFVAGNVQNSAKGYGSKDVLIIKLDKNGKELSQLILGGKGLDEVEKMIPTKDGGALLGIYSRSNAGGSKKTENFGEGDYWIIKLSKEGKVEWEKNFGGKGDDHLRTLVLTSTGFLIGGESRSERSGNKTVGIEKGTDLWLISLNERGDEIWQKSYNFDGRDVLMGMSVLHSADDKTSTGILIGGYTQAEGRIQSNDEKFWMLYLDQSGNEQWRKYVKGESSQREERLSDIKLNRDGSIILAGTSAETLGSENWKIIKLGDKQIDQLIVKQDIKIYPNPVSDYAYVEIGFNDFKDAEIILYDMSGRQLQSLKTKNKVTKINTQSLIQGAYLVTVKTDTNKTASAKLIKK; from the coding sequence ATGAAAAAAAACTATTCGGGTGCACTTCTCATGTGCGCATTGTTCCATTTATCTGCTCAGGAAGTTATTTGGCAAAAGGATATTAAATCCAATACACAGGATTTCTTATCACAAGTCACTACAACAATTGACGGACAGTATTTAATTACAGGAAGCAGTATTCAGCCTTCCAAAGTATCAACACAAAACAAACAGAATAACGGTTACGATTTTCACTTGGTAAAATTGAACCAACAAGGAGAAGAAGTTTGGGAAAAATTCTTTGTTGGAAATAACCACGATTTTCTTTCAGCAACTGTCGGAACTCAAGATGGTGGATTTTTAGTAGCATCAACCTCATATTCAGGCAAAAGTCTTGACAAAAAAGATGATTCTAAAGGAGGATCGGACATTTGGTTGATAAGGCTAAATGAGTTTGGAGACGAACTTTGGCAAAAAACTCTAGGTAGCAACGCAGATGAAGAAGCAAGATCAGTTATTCAAACTACTGATCTGGGATTTTTTGTTGCTGGAAACGTTCAGAACTCAGCTAAAGGTTACGGCTCTAAAGATGTTTTAATTATCAAATTAGACAAAAACGGAAAAGAATTATCACAATTAATTTTAGGCGGAAAAGGATTAGATGAAGTAGAAAAAATGATTCCTACGAAAGATGGCGGCGCCTTGTTAGGCATCTATTCCAGAAGCAATGCCGGAGGTTCAAAGAAAACTGAAAACTTTGGTGAAGGAGATTATTGGATTATTAAACTTTCCAAAGAAGGAAAGGTTGAATGGGAAAAGAACTTCGGTGGAAAAGGTGATGATCATTTGAGAACGCTCGTTTTAACATCTACAGGATTTCTAATTGGTGGAGAATCCAGATCTGAGAGATCAGGAAATAAAACCGTTGGAATTGAAAAAGGAACTGATCTTTGGTTGATTTCCTTGAATGAAAGAGGGGATGAAATCTGGCAGAAATCTTACAATTTTGATGGCAGAGATGTTTTAATGGGAATGAGTGTTTTACATTCTGCAGATGATAAGACCTCTACAGGGATTTTAATTGGAGGCTACACACAAGCTGAAGGAAGAATTCAGAGCAATGATGAAAAGTTTTGGATGCTCTATTTGGATCAGAGCGGAAATGAACAGTGGAGAAAATATGTAAAAGGAGAATCCTCTCAGAGAGAAGAAAGGCTGTCTGATATAAAGCTCAATAGAGACGGAAGTATTATCCTTGCAGGAACCAGTGCCGAAACGCTTGGGTCTGAAAATTGGAAGATCATAAAACTTGGCGATAAACAGATCGACCAATTAATTGTAAAGCAGGACATCAAAATTTATCCGAATCCTGTATCTGATTATGCGTATGTGGAAATTGGGTTTAATGATTTCAAAGATGCTGAAATTATTCTCTATGATATGTCAGGAAGACAACTCCAAAGTCTGAAAACCAAAAACAAGGTAACCAAGATCAATACTCAGTCACTCATTCAGGGCGCTTATTTGGTTACTGTTAAGACTGATACGAATAAAACGGCTAGTGCCAAACTCATAAAAAAATAA